Genomic DNA from Paenibacillus donghaensis:
CAGGAGCTGGCCAAGCAGACCAAAGCCGAAGTCATGGGGGCTCTGCGGACGGCGCAGAAGCTGAAGAGCGATATTTTTAACTTCGGGAACGAACTGGAACGGACGAATCCGGCAGCCTGGAAGACCGTGAAGCAGGATTGGGGACAACAATTTGCCGAAGGAGAGCTGGATGTTCAGGTGAAGGCCTATATTCGCAGTACAGGCATGAGAATGAAGCCCTACATGATCAATCCCAACTAACGAAGGCACGCAGCGAAAGGAGGAGAATACTTGTTGAGAAAAGAGGTGATCAGTGCCAATCAGCTGTTCGCGTTGATCGTGCTGTTCGAACTGGGGACAGCCCTGATCGTGCCGATCGGGCTGCAGAGCGGACATGCGATCTGGATCTCCATCTTGATCGCCCTGCCAGGGGGAATGCTGCTGTATTGGGTGTATACCTACCTGTATCACCAATATCCCAAACTGATTATCAGCGGATACACCCAGCGGATTCTGGGCAGAACCCTTGGCTGGCCGCTGAGTTTGCTGTTTATCCCGGTGCTGATGTTCAATGGCTCAAGGAACCTGAGGGAAGCGGGGGATCTGCTGCGCGCCTCCTCCTATGACCAGACTCCGGTATTCATCATCAATGCGATGATGGTTGTTGCCGTCATGTATATCCTTTATCAAGGCATAGAGGTATTCGGCCGAACTGCGGAAATTTATGTGCTTGTAATCTTTGTTGTGGGGTAATTTGCTGTTTCGTCGTAATCGCCGCAGGCCTTGTGAAATTTGACAATCTTTTTCCCCTGCATGGAAAGGACTGGGTGGCCGCGCTGTCGTCTGCATATCCTGATATCTGGATCTTTCCGTTTGGCGAACTCGTGTGCTTCACGACGATTCTGCCCCACTTGAACAAATCGGTGACGGCCCGCCCGGCAGGGCTGATTGCACTTGGTTTAAGCGGACTGCTGCTAAGTTTCACACATGCGATTGAAATAGCAGTTCTTGGAGAAAATATATACAGCCGGACAACATTTCCAATCTTCACAACAATAACTTTGGTGAATTTAGCCAATTTCATTCAGCGGCTGGATGCCTTGGTAATACTAACCCTGATTATTGGCGTGTTCTTCAAAATGGCAGTGTATTGCTATGCCGCCATGGCCATCACTGCCGATCTGTTCAAAGTGTCGGACAGCCGCCAGTTAGCAATTCCCGTAGGAGTGGTTGTCCTCTTCAGTTCATTTATCAGTGCGGGGAATTACCCCATTCATATAGATGAGGGAAAAGTGTTCCTGAAATACATATTGCCCTATTTATGTGCTGCAGTACCTATCCTGCTCTTCCTGGTTCACTCCATCCGGAGAAGATTCGGCCGGGTGTAGGTTCATGATTTGCGCTTGCTGTCGCTGCGCTGCCGCTTCTTCTTCCTATAAGAAGCGAACAGCACACTGCACAGGGGCAGCAGCAGAAAAGCCACCATGATAATCGATTCCTGAAGGGTTGTCGTTGCGAACGCGGACGTAATGGATTGAAGGGAGCCGGCGATGCTCATTCCTGACAGCAGGTCTACGGAAACAATCATGAGCAGAACCAGCAGGGCGAGCAGGATATAGAGAAATAATATTTTCATAAAGTATCCTTCTCCTTTCACGGGGCTGAAGTCAGTGTTTCCATTTAGAGCGGAGGATAAACGTCAGGTTGCCCGGTGCTGCTAATCAACTAGTTGGGAGATGATTAGGATGTGGTCACGTATTGTCGCTTTTATTCCGGACTGGACAACCTTTATGCTGGCAGCCGTTACCTTGCTGTTTCCGATAGGCTTCTACTATGTATACAGGTCTGTGTATGCCTATGTAGGAAGCGGCAGGACTGCCGAGCCAGGCACGCCGCGGATGGATTCCCCCATTGAGCAGGGGCAGAACAAGCAACCGGAACAGCAGTCTGCGGCTCCATTATCCTTTACAGGCCACTATGATGCAGATCTGCAGTCAGTCCGCTCTACTGTGGGCCAGAACAGTGATGTACATATTCGTGAATTTATCGTAAAAGGGCTGGAGGCCCGGGCTTCGCTGATTTATGTGGAGGGAATGCAGAATGAAGAGCTGATCAACCAGCAGGTGATGCAGATCCTGATGTTCGAGAACAAAGAGCCGGAGGGCAAGGACCAATATAGCTATATCAAGGAAAATATGCTTGCGCTTGCCCAGCTGAGTGAAGCCAAAGACCTGGATGAGCTGCAGGAGCATGTGCTGTTTGGTTATACCGCGCTGCTGGTGGAAGGTATGACCGAAGTGCTTCTGGTTGGATTTCCGCACGGCACGGTCCGCTCCGTTGCCGAGCCGACCTCGGAAGCTCTGCTGCGGGGACCGCGGATCGGGTTTACAGAAGTGCTGAGTGAGAATACATCGCTGCTGCGGCGGCAGGGTCTGAACAAGAATATGGAAATGAAGCAGTTTGTGGTCGGCAACGAGATCAAGCGGAATCTGGTAGTCGCCTATTTGAATAATATCGTCAATCCCGATCTCCTGCAGGAGGTAATCACACGGGTCTCCAAAATCGATATGGATTTCATCGTGGAATCCGGTTATGTAGAGCAACTGATCGAAGATAATTACTTAAGTCCGTTTCAGCAGGCTCAGAATACCGAGCGGCCGGACCGTGTAATCTGCGCCCTGCTGGAAGGAAGAATCGCGATTCTGCTGGACGGCACACCGTTTGCGCTGATTGTACCGGTAACCTTCAGCATGCTGCTGCAGTCTCCCGAGGATTATTATGAGCGCTGGCTTCCGGGAACGCTGCAGCGACTGCTGCGCTTCTGCGCCGCTTTCCTGGCTCTGTTGGCTCCGTCGCTGTATATCTCATTCATCTCGTTCCATCCGGGATTGATTCCCACCCAACTGGCCATCTCCATTATCGAGACCCGCCAGGGGGTTCCGTTTCCTTCCTTATTTGAGGTGCTGATTCTTGAGATCTCGATTGAGATTCTGCGTGAAGCCGGGATTCGTCTGCCGAAGCCGATTGGTCCGGCGATGGGCATTGTCGGAGGTTTGATTATTGGTGATGCCGCGGTGCAAGCGGGGATTGTCAGTCCGTTTCTGGTTATTGTTGTCGCGGTTACCGCCATCTCTTCCTTCTCCATTCCAATGTACAGTGCGGGAATAACACTTCGTATCCTGCGGTTTGCCGGAATGTTATTTGCTGCTGTATTGGGAATGTTCGGAACCATTCTCTTCTTCCTGTTAATCTGCAGCCATCTAACCAAGCTGCGAAGCTTCGGCGTGCCCTATGTGACACCTGTATCTCCTTTCCGCTTAAGCGACTGGAAGGATCTGTTGCTCCGTGCGCCTTTGTCAATCATGAAGCGCAGGCCTGAAATGATGAAAACACAGAAAAAAAAGCGCAGATCCTAGCTGCGGCAAAAAGAGAGGGGTGGGTAAGTGTTCAGACGCACGGATGATAAAATTACTACCTCACAAGCGGCGATATTTCTAACGAATACCGTACTTGGAGCAGGAATCCTGACGCTGCCAAGAATTGTGGTGGAGGCTGTGAAGACTCCTGATGCCTGGATGTCCGTTGTGCTGGGCGGGGCATTTATGGTGTTTGTAATTCTGCTGATGGTGAAGCTGAGCCAGCAATTTCCCGGCAAAACCGTCTATCAGTATTCGAAGCGGATTGTAGGCACGATTCCGGGCGGGTTCCTGAGTTCACTTCTGATTCTCTATTTCATCATTATCGCCGGATTTGAAATTCGTGTGCTGGCGGAGGTGACTTTGTTCTACCTGCTGGAAGGGACACCCATCTGGGCGATTGTGATCCCTTTCATCTGGGTTGGAGCCTACCTGGTTTATGGAGGAATCAATTCCATTGCGCGTGTATTTCAGATTGTGTTTCCGATCAGTATCCTCATTCTGGTGATTTGTTATATTCTCAGTGCGAGGTTGTTCGATCTCCAGAATTTGCGTCCCGTACTAAGTGACGGAATACTGCCGGTAATCAGAGGCACGAAATCCATCATCCTGCTCTTTACCGGCGTTGAAGTCATTATGACCCTGGTAGCCTTTATGCAGCATCCGCAGCAGGCTGTCAAAGGCATGCTGCTGGGATTTGGCGTTCCGCTGATCCTGTACCTGGTGACGGTAGTGGCGGTGGTAGGCGGATTGTCTATCGATTCGGTAATCACCAGCACCTGGCCTACCATTGATTTGGTGCGCAGCTTTGAAGTATCGGGATTCTTCTTCGAACGTTTCGAAGTTCCGCTGCTGGTCATTTGGCTGATGCAGATGTTCTGCAACTTCTGCAGTTTTTTCTTTAATGCTTCATTAGGTATTTCCCAAATATTTCATCTGAAGATCCATCCGGTTATGTTCGCCTTAATGCCAGTAATCTTCATCTCCACCATGCTTCCCAAGCAGATTAATGATGTGTTTAGCATGGGTGAATTCATTGGGAATATGGGGGTTGTGATCTTCCTGCTGCTACCGGTGCTGCTGTCCGTGGTGCTGATCATCCGCAAGAAAGGAATGAAGCAGAATGTATAAGCGTGGTTTGGCCAAGCTGCTGTTGGCTGCGGCGCTTCTGGTCAGTCTGCCTGCTTGCTGGAGCAGCAGGGAGATCGAGGATCTCAGCTTGTACACGGGCATGGCGCTTGACCAAGGGAAACCGAGCCTTGTGGAGAAGGAGCTTGAGGAGCGTGGAGGAAGCTACAAGAAGCGGAATACACTGACTGCGACGTTGCAGATCGTACCAGAAAAAATCATCGGGAACACTAAGACCAAAGACAAGCAGCAGCAACAGCAGCGTTTTTTCAATATTTCCGAAACGGGAGATTCATTGCTGGAAATCTTTCGCCAGTTCTCAATCCGCCGGGATCGTCCGATTATTGGCCATCACCTGAAGGTGATTGTGGTTTCCGAGCAACTGGCAGCGCAGGAGAATATGCGGCAGTTGATGGACTTTGTGCTCCGTGACAATGACATCCGTCCCAGCTGCATGGTGTTCCTCAGTGAAGGAAACGCAGCCAAGACCTTGACGACGACTCATCCGGACGAGATTCCTTCGTTTCGGCTGAGGGATATGATCGGGAACAGATTTCGAACCAACAAGCTCATGGAAGGAGTCAATCTGTCGAAGCTGGATGCGCTGATGCATTCTAAACAAAGCTTTATCCTGCAGAATATTGTGGAATCGGAGAGCGAGGTGGAGTTCTCGGGAGCGGGTATTATAAAGGGCGAGACTGGCCAATTCATCGGCAACCTGGACCAGGGGGACGTGGAGAGTATTAACTGGATTAAAGGAGAGATCAAGAGTGGTACGATCAAAGCATATGATGAGGCCGATGAGGTGATTACCTATGAGATCAAATCCGCTGAGAGTAAGATCACTGTGAAGGAGAGCGCAGACGATGAGTTATCGTTTCACGTCAAAATAGAGTCGACCGGCCGCCTCATTGAGAAATGGAACAATCAGCACCGCAAGCTGGATGAGGCCTATTTGAAGGAATTTGAGAAGCATTTCAAGCAGCGATTGACCGAAATGATCAATCGGACGATGCTGAAGATGAAGACCACCTATAAAGTAGACGTTGCCGGGTTCGGTCAGCGGCTCAGCATTGAGGAACCTCAAAAGTGGAAGAAAGTAAAAGATCACTGGGACGAAATGTTCAGTACGATTCCAGTGACCTTTGAAGTGAAGCTTACTATTACCGATTACGGTTCATTCACAGAATGACGGAAAAGACGACGGAAAGGCGGCAGCAAGGCCCGCTCGTCCTGCGGGTGTAACGGTCACCGCGCGTGTCTGCTGCTGTCTGGCAACCCAGCCCCGCTCTAGCAAGCAGTGCAGAACAGCAGCGCCCAGCGCTCCAGCCGGATTTCTGTACGTGCCGGATAAGTTTGCCTGCGCCGGGTTCACAAGTACCCCCTCGCAGCTTGTGCAGCCTGCAAGGATTACGGAATGTCCCCTCCAGATTGAGGCCCAGGTCAAGCATATCCGCATTCCGGAGCATGCACCGCATTTTGCCATCGTCGAGACGCAGACCGTTAGGGTCCACGTCCATCAGGAGCTTGTGCTCGGGGAGCACCATATTAACCCTGCGTTCTGGAACCCGCTGATCTATAATTTCCGCCATTCCTTCGGCTTAAGCCCGGAATGGGGCAAATCCTACCGCTCGGAGACATGAGCGGAGATACGAGGGAACGCTAGGCAAGAGAAGGAAGGGTCACCGGAAGGGGCTGTCCCATAAGTAGATTTTCTACGACAGGGACAGTTCTTCTTCATTCTAGAAACCGTAAAAAGTTAATAGAAACCGTAAAAAGTTAACAAAGCCGCGATCCTCCCGTTATTGGAGAATCGCGGCTTTGCGTTTTTGGTCCACTCCGCCTTGCTTTAGCACATGATTGTGGAAAAGCGGTAGCGGTCGCCTTGGTCTCCGGATTTTCACCGCCAAGGGGAATGAAAAAAATCTGGAGAGCACAGCGATTGGAACAACGTTCCGTTTGCGGA
This window encodes:
- a CDS encoding GerAB/ArcD/ProY family transporter, with protein sequence MCCFVVIAAGLVKFDNLFPLHGKDWVAALSSAYPDIWIFPFGELVCFTTILPHLNKSVTARPAGLIALGLSGLLLSFTHAIEIAVLGENIYSRTTFPIFTTITLVNLANFIQRLDALVILTLIIGVFFKMAVYCYAAMAITADLFKVSDSRQLAIPVGVVVLFSSFISAGNYPIHIDEGKVFLKYILPYLCAAVPILLFLVHSIRRRFGRV
- a CDS encoding Ger(x)C family spore germination protein, coding for MYKRGLAKLLLAAALLVSLPACWSSREIEDLSLYTGMALDQGKPSLVEKELEERGGSYKKRNTLTATLQIVPEKIIGNTKTKDKQQQQQRFFNISETGDSLLEIFRQFSIRRDRPIIGHHLKVIVVSEQLAAQENMRQLMDFVLRDNDIRPSCMVFLSEGNAAKTLTTTHPDEIPSFRLRDMIGNRFRTNKLMEGVNLSKLDALMHSKQSFILQNIVESESEVEFSGAGIIKGETGQFIGNLDQGDVESINWIKGEIKSGTIKAYDEADEVITYEIKSAESKITVKESADDELSFHVKIESTGRLIEKWNNQHRKLDEAYLKEFEKHFKQRLTEMINRTMLKMKTTYKVDVAGFGQRLSIEEPQKWKKVKDHWDEMFSTIPVTFEVKLTITDYGSFTE
- a CDS encoding GerAB/ArcD/ProY family transporter, encoding MFRRTDDKITTSQAAIFLTNTVLGAGILTLPRIVVEAVKTPDAWMSVVLGGAFMVFVILLMVKLSQQFPGKTVYQYSKRIVGTIPGGFLSSLLILYFIIIAGFEIRVLAEVTLFYLLEGTPIWAIVIPFIWVGAYLVYGGINSIARVFQIVFPISILILVICYILSARLFDLQNLRPVLSDGILPVIRGTKSIILLFTGVEVIMTLVAFMQHPQQAVKGMLLGFGVPLILYLVTVVAVVGGLSIDSVITSTWPTIDLVRSFEVSGFFFERFEVPLLVIWLMQMFCNFCSFFFNASLGISQIFHLKIHPVMFALMPVIFISTMLPKQINDVFSMGEFIGNMGVVIFLLLPVLLSVVLIIRKKGMKQNV
- a CDS encoding GerAB/ArcD/ProY family transporter, with the protein product MLRKEVISANQLFALIVLFELGTALIVPIGLQSGHAIWISILIALPGGMLLYWVYTYLYHQYPKLIISGYTQRILGRTLGWPLSLLFIPVLMFNGSRNLREAGDLLRASSYDQTPVFIINAMMVVAVMYILYQGIEVFGRTAEIYVLVIFVVG
- a CDS encoding spore germination protein, which codes for MWSRIVAFIPDWTTFMLAAVTLLFPIGFYYVYRSVYAYVGSGRTAEPGTPRMDSPIEQGQNKQPEQQSAAPLSFTGHYDADLQSVRSTVGQNSDVHIREFIVKGLEARASLIYVEGMQNEELINQQVMQILMFENKEPEGKDQYSYIKENMLALAQLSEAKDLDELQEHVLFGYTALLVEGMTEVLLVGFPHGTVRSVAEPTSEALLRGPRIGFTEVLSENTSLLRRQGLNKNMEMKQFVVGNEIKRNLVVAYLNNIVNPDLLQEVITRVSKIDMDFIVESGYVEQLIEDNYLSPFQQAQNTERPDRVICALLEGRIAILLDGTPFALIVPVTFSMLLQSPEDYYERWLPGTLQRLLRFCAAFLALLAPSLYISFISFHPGLIPTQLAISIIETRQGVPFPSLFEVLILEISIEILREAGIRLPKPIGPAMGIVGGLIIGDAAVQAGIVSPFLVIVVAVTAISSFSIPMYSAGITLRILRFAGMLFAAVLGMFGTILFFLLICSHLTKLRSFGVPYVTPVSPFRLSDWKDLLLRAPLSIMKRRPEMMKTQKKKRRS